A stretch of DNA from Methylomicrobium lacus LW14:
TTGGTAGACGCAAGGGACTTAAAATCCCTCGGTGGCAACACCGTGCCGGTTCGACTCCGGCCCGAGGCACCATACTTATAGTTCGAAAGACGCTCAACAAGATTCCAAAACCCGCACGTTTACTGGCTTAGCGGGTTTTTTTATGTCCGTCGAAGTCCAACAAAGTACGGTAACATTCGACAAAAACAGCAGTAAGATTTACAGTAATTTTCAGATTCTCTAAATAGTTACTGCACCGAGGTTACTGCACATGGCGAAAGAATTACTGAAACCTGCGACAATCACCAATGCTAAGCCCGGCGATAAAGACAAGCGGCTGAATGACGGCAACGGTCTTTATTTGCTCGTTAAGACCACCGGCGCGAAATGGTGGCGATTTGATTACAGCATCGACGGCAAGCGTAAAACCTTATCGCTTGGCACCTTCCCGGTCACAGGTCTGGCGGACGCAAGGCGCAAAGCCGAGCACCGTCCAATTCAAGGACTTAGGTTTTTAACCGAGTCTTCTGAAGCCAGAAACTAGCGTGTATTCACAAGTGAGACACGACAATGGCATCGATACGCAAACTTCCTTCAAGCTCCTGACATGTCCAAATCAGACACAAAGGTTGCCACGCAGTACCCAAAACTTTCTCCAGCAAGAAAGAAGCTACGGCTTGGGTCAAGCAATACAATAGCGAACTGACAGCTCAAGGTAAACCCTTGCAGTCTCTTTTCAACTCCAAGCCTAGCCCATCCGTTAGCCGAAGCAAAAACAATGCTTGCAGAGGCTCTTCAGCGATACGCTAAATCACGCTCGCCAGCAATGCAATGACGCGACTGCCTTGTGGCGTCCGCGAACCAAACATGGTTTTGTGCACTAAAACCCAATGTTTCCGCACGACCGACTTCAAGCTCCAGCTCATACAGTGCGATCGAGATCTGATAGACCATGTCTTCAAACGCTTGACCACACAGGCTGCAGCGAACGGGACGATGGGGAACGATCCGGGTTACTGCCAGCGTCAGGTTGCGGCTATAGCCTTTGCTGCCCACGCGCCGCCCGGCTTTTTTCTTGGGTTGACTGGAATCGGTGCACGGATGGGTTGCGCTGTCCGTCATGCCCTATAGATTTACATCTTTTGGCTTAAATGGCTACTTTTTGTGGCGAAGGGGCTAAACGATTACATATATAGCAAGGACATGCATGTCAATGTCCGCCAAAAACGAGCGCTCGCTATTGGGTCGTTTCTGCCTTTCGGCGAAATTTCAAGTGACCTTACTATGCAAAAACTCTGAATTTGATCTGACGGTTTCAAAAAATATCCTCGCTTGAATCGACATTGGCAGGCAGGAACCGACCCTGTGGAGCCAGTCAACTCCTGCTTCCGAACGACCGCACGCATCATAAACCGTTCCTTCCTCCTGAAGTGACTCGATCAGTGTGCATACAAATTACGGGCCTAGGTTAAATAATTGAACTTTTGACATATATATATTACAAATGTACAATAATCATTTCCCGTAATCCACGCTGAGACATTAGTCGCCATGTACCTTAGGGTTGCGGAAAACTCATATTACAAGGAGTAGGATTATGTATAGAATCAACCCTATCACAAAAAAAATGGCCAGGGTATGTATGTCAATTGTAGGACTTTTGTTCCTTCCATTGGCAGCTCATAGTGCTGACGTGCTGCACAGTTCGGTGACAAAACAGAACGGTCGATACATGATGCACATCGAAACCGTTGTTCAAGCCCCCGTTTCGAAAGTCCACTCTCTTCTCATGGATTATAAAAACTTTACTAGCTTCAACTCGATTTTCAAACAGGTTGAACTCGTGAAACGCCTTGATGATGGGGAAATTAGAATGGGAGTCAGATCGGAATTTTGCATTCTGGCCATCTGCCAGCATTTCGACTGGATCCAGGATGTCCAGTTTCGACCCGACGGGGACATTTCTATAAACATAGTACCGAACCAGGGTGATTTCCGACAGGGAAACGGCCGTTGGCGCCTGCTTTCAGTAGATGGTGGCACTCGGTTGTTATTCGATCTCGATCTAACACCGAAATATTGGATTCCGTCAGTATTCGGTACGTGGTTAGTGCAACAAAAACTTTCCGAGGACGCTTTTAAGTTTGCTCAAGAGCTGGAAAGGATGGCAATCTCGAATGGCTGTTACTCAATCTACAAAATTTGCTAAGAAAAAGGGGCGCAAGCCGGTCATGGCAAGCATGAGCGGACATTGCTGAATGCCTCCGAAGTCGATCGGGTCGAACATTATCATCCACAAAGCCATTGTGCCTATGGTGGCGAAGTCGTGATGGACGTCTAGAAATAGAAATAATGGGGTCATATATGGTCCGCCCCGTATTGCAAGAAAAAATTCACATGTGACATAAAGAAATAATGCGCCCATATATCCGGGCTTATGATGAAGTGCTCAATGACTTCCGGCCCTGATGGAATTCGCGCATCCCCGCCTCATCAGGTCTACGACTTCAAATGAGCCCGAGACCCTAGCAGGCTCTTGGAATGCAGGTGTTACCTTTTATGCCATCACTTGAATGTTATCTCCGCAATTCGTTGCTGATGTTTACCCGTTTCACTGTTTGGCTCGGCAGGAAGAGCCTCCCCTTTTGAAGAGTAATACGGCCCTCATGCTGCCGCCCGATAATTTTCTTTCTTGGTCAGCAATGCGGGCATTCTTGTTGGCCACCGCGACATTGGAAATATTTTCGCCGCGTCGACGCTTGATGTCGCTGATCCAGAGATGATGCTTGTCCTCGTGCTTGTGTGCCACCCGCGAAACCGAGCGCCCGCCGTGAATCAGCAGCGTCCGCAAATATACTTTACGCGGTCAAGTTTGCGGAATTTTCGAATAGCTGAAATTTAGGGTTCAGCAGTGTTTTGACCTGCTCGCTGAAGGTTGAGCCGACCTTATCGAGGCACTCATCAATGGAGGCCTTAAATTGGCAGAAGACTTGTTTGATGATGTCCGGGACGCTCATGTCCTGGAAAATCCGGCAGTTGCTGGTGCGGGTCAAAAACCACAGCCAGGGGCGCAGTACGGCACGGTAGCACAACAGATCGTCTTGGGCGGCCCCCTGGTGCTTGAACTCGGTGACTAAGCCGTGAAAATAGCGGGACGAGGAAAACGCTGAATGACTTAATTCCGCGCAGGGTCCGGCTGTTTGACGGGCTCACGACTCACTACAAGCACTTTCAACAACTTAGACCAATATTATTAAGCATACAATAAGAAATGTTGCCATCTACATGAAAATTAAACTCTAACAGGCAACTCTTTCCGCCAATTGTGATATATCTGGCATTTGCTGTTAGGCATCGTAGTTTTAGGATTTTTCCACGGCATTTCTTGTTGGTCCGGCGGAAACTCATTTGGTTGAACGTTAATTCTAATCTTGGGAGATATGATATGAAACTGATTAAAACCGCCGTCATCGCATTGACATTGGCTGTGTCGGCGCCCGTTTTTGCCGACACCCCGCGCCCACCGTCCATAAACCCAACGGCGTGGACATCTTGTATGATGTCGCCTTGCGTCCGGCCGGTTTCGTGGCGACCATATTGGGCAGCGCCCTTTATGTCGCATTGAGCCCCGCCACCGCGATCACCTCGCTCCAGCCGCCTCACGACACCTTCAAGACGTTTGCCGACTTCATCATTGTGAACCCTTACAAATTCACCTTTACCCGTCCGACAGGCGATTACAATTTTCCGCAAACTGAAAAATAATCCTGCTTTGCCTCATTGCCACACAGCGGCGCGGGCATGAGGCAAATGCCCCACCACACCAGCGTCCGCTAAGCCGGCCGTTTCAGCCTGATCGAACCCGCTACCACCTCGCGGGTCGGAAACAGGTGCCGATCCAGATCCCCTTTGAGCAACTCGAACAAATCGCGGGTAAACACCCGGTTTCCGATATGCCAGGAGTGATCGAAACTGCCGATTCGCGCTTGTTGATCGAAGCCCTGCAGCGCGACATCCGCATTCAGTAACGTAAAATAATCGGTGCAATCGACGTTGACCGCCTTGACCGGAATGTTTTCCGGCAGTCCGACGCGGCCTGCCCGCGGCGATATGCCCACCCTTTTCGCATTGGATAACTTTAGGACCGAGTCGGCGCCATTCGAATAATTGGTAAAGCGGGTACAATGGCGATAAATCGCCTCGGTCGAAGCATTGCCTTCCGCAAGCGAGGCAGACGAAATATCCCCGCCGATGAAGGCGATCTGGCTGACCATCCAACTCGCCTGGGCCATATGCATGTCATCCGCATCATCAAAGGCTTCGCGTATCACGTAGGCGCCGGTGGAATGTCCCAGTAAATGGATATTGATCGCGCACCCCGGCCCTTGCTCTCTGGCCAGCAGCCGAATCCCATCCGTGACCAGTTGCATGGCGGTCCTCTTCGCATCATGCCGGTCTTCCAGGTAGCTCAGCGCACTGGCCGCGCTCGGCCAATCGAAGGACATCACCACCCCCTTATAACCCGCCGCGTGCAGATCCGCCTTTAACTGTCGATGCCTTTTCATCACAACGGCCTGATCGTTATTGTAACCGTGGATAAAAACCAGGATGTCGCCGCGTTCTTTGCCGGGATCGCGCGAGTCATCGCCCCAAACGGCGGCCTGGCGTAACGCCTTGATCCATTCCGCTACGCCTCTCTTATGTTCCGGCAAAGGCACGGCCGATTCCTGCGGCACTAATAGATAATGGCTCTTGCCCGGCTCCGAGTTGAAATTGCCGTTTCTGACCGCGCGGGCACTCATAATGAAATCTTCGTTCATCATCATTTCCTCCTGATCAATCAAGGGTGTGTTATGAAGCTCATATCGTTCGTCATCATAGAGACAAACTTTACCGCATTTTGTTTTATCAACGGCCACTCAGAAGGCCAGCCATCAACAATGCTTTCTGGCTTATTGCGAAATCAATACTCCCAACCGCCCGCCAACGTAAGCAACGAACCGGTCATCATTTCCGGGCTGTCGTAAAGCAGCCAGGCCACCGTGTTGCCGATTTCATCGGGCTGCACCGGACGACCATACGGAATCTGCGCGGCCATCGCCTGCCTTTCCTCGGCGTTGATGTCTTCATCCTCGGTCAGGCCGGGGCAGATCGCATTGACCCGCACCTTGTCCGGGGCCAAGGCGACCGCCAGGCTTTTGGTCAAGGCGGCGACGCCCGTCTTCGCGGCCGAGTAGCCTGCGGACATCGGCCAGGGCTTGATGTTTTCGACGCCGGCAAAGGCGAAATTGACGATCTGGCCCTGGCTGTTGCGCAAGGCCTCCAACGCGTAATAACTGGTATGAAAACAGCAATTCAGGTTCAGGTCGATGTCGGCCAGCCAGTCCTCTGGCGTGACTTCCAGAATGTTTTTGTAAACGTAGGGGCCGACCACATTGATCAAGCCGTCGATCCGGCCGAAGCGGGCGAGCGCATGATCGACGAAGGCCTTCGCGTTTTCGGGCCGGGTCAAATCGGCTTGATAGAAGCTGTGCACGCAGCCTTTCGTGTCCAGCCAGTCGGCAAGCGCGTCGGCTTTTTCTTGATTCGCATGGTAGTGCAAAACCAGCTCCGCGCCGCGTTCGGCCAAGGCTTTGCACACGGCCATGCCGATGCCCGAAGTGCTGCCGGTGATCAATAGTGTTTTCATCGCATTTTCCTCGTCATGTCGCCGGCGTCAGTCCGGCCAGAGAATCACCGCGGTGCGCAGACGGTTCTTGCCGAAACAGGACATGCGGTCGAAATCGGCGCGCGCGATCGGCACGAACTGGCAATCCAGCTCGCTCTTGTGATCTTCCTCCGGGTCGGGGTCGTGCATGTACAGGCAGGCATCGTCGAAGCCGCTCATCACGACCCAGTGCGGCGCTTTCTTCCGGTCCAGTTGATAGGTGCTGATCAGGATCAACGGAATCGCGCCGGCCTTGAAGGTGCCGATCAGGTCGTCCTGGGTGATGTTGGTGTAATGCACCGCAATTGCCTGCGCCTCGGCCTCGCGCTTGAACGCATTATCGACCAGTTCGACGATCTGTTTTTTGTCCTCGCTGCGCACGCCGTCGATGAAGAGGGTCTCGCTTTGATTGATCCAGACCTCGACCCGGAAGCCGCGCCGCTTCGCCGCCAGCGCCAGGCCGACCGGATGGCAGCCGCCGTGGCCGGAGGTCATGAAGATCGTGGTCGCCTCCCGCCACAGATTGATCTCTTCCTCGCGCGAAGGCTGGTAGGCGTCGTTCAGCCCGTGCATCGCCATCATCAGCGAAGCGGGGCCGCAGGTGAAAGGCGTCGTTTGTTTGAGCCAATGCACGGTCCGGTGCTGCAAGGTGTCCTGGTAGTGGCGAATCAGTTTCTGGAAGCGGATCGCATCCTTATGATCCTGGTAATAATCGCGGTACAAGCCGAATTTTTGAAAACCCAAGGCCTCATAAAGCCCGATCGCGGGCGTATTATCGACGCTGACCTCGAGCCTGAGATACAACCGCCCGCTGTCGTGCGCGGCCTGTTCGCCGGCCGCCATCAGGTTTTTGGCGATGCCGTAACCTCTGAGCCGCGGCTCGACCGCCAGCGAATAAATCCGCGCCAACCGGGTGCCCGGATGATAGATGATCAGGATATAGCCGGCGATGCGGCCGTCGAATTCGGCGACCAGGAGGGCCCGATGCTCGGTCGTGATCCAGTGTTTGAAACTGCGCCGGCTTAAGCGGTCGGTATCGAAGCAGACGTTTTCGAGCTTGACGAGGCCTTCGAGATCGTTCGGACGGACCGGCCGAATCAGGATGTCTTCGCTGTTCATAATCCCGCCAATGCCTGAGCGATCACCTGCCGGCCCCGGAACAGCACCATTTCCCGCCAGGCCCGGTCCGCCGGACAAAAATGCTGCAACATCGCGAGGCTGTGCTGGCGTCGAAGTTCGATCGATGCGGGCTCGGCCCAGAGTTGATGATCGCGCCGCAGCACCTCGAACAGCCGGTCGGTGCTGTAGCTGCCGAATTCGAGCGTGATGTAGCAACTGCGCTCGTTCATGATCTTGTGCCAGGCATAGTCGAGCAAGCCGGTTTTCGGCACCGAACTGGAAGTACCGAGCAGCGGCAGCGTCACCGAATCGCCATAGAGGCTGAGCGCCGCCTGCGTGCCCGCGCTGTCCGGTTCGTGATCGCAGATGACCTCGCCGTAGCCGTAGGCGCCGAGACCGGTATGCAGGTCGATCACCGCCAGATCGCGCTGGCAAAGCGCATAGCTTTCGATCAGTTGTTCAATCACCCGCCTCCCATGACTGGGCTGGCTGCCGCCGTAACAGGCCCCCTTTGGATCATGGTATTGGCCGGCGCTGACCGCTTTCTCGAACGCAATCCGCCCATGCCGGCGTTCAAAATCGGCCAACAGCCTCTGCCTTTGCTCAGCGTCATCCAGGAACAGCGCGTCGCGGAGCTCCGTATAGCCG
This window harbors:
- a CDS encoding DUF2817 domain-containing protein, producing MSYRLPLVPLNTDVFPDGYAAARRRWLSLVSGLPCHTNHRSFSCSGAGPEGEPLFTDSVWIGPEDAESVVVLIGGTHGIEGYAGSAIQIEHLLMLAEGHIQLPEGAALLIIHALTPWGYAWRRRCDADGVDLNRNFVDFSAPLPRNDGYTELRDALFLDDAEQRQRLLADFERRHGRIAFEKAVSAGQYHDPKGACYGGSQPSHGRRVIEQLIESYALCQRDLAVIDLHTGLGAYGYGEVICDHEPDSAGTQAALSLYGDSVTLPLLGTSSSVPKTGLLDYAWHKIMNERSCYITLEFGSYSTDRLFEVLRRDHQLWAEPASIELRRQHSLAMLQHFCPADRAWREMVLFRGRQVIAQALAGL
- a CDS encoding alpha/beta hydrolase, which codes for MNEDFIMSARAVRNGNFNSEPGKSHYLLVPQESAVPLPEHKRGVAEWIKALRQAAVWGDDSRDPGKERGDILVFIHGYNNDQAVVMKRHRQLKADLHAAGYKGVVMSFDWPSAASALSYLEDRHDAKRTAMQLVTDGIRLLAREQGPGCAINIHLLGHSTGAYVIREAFDDADDMHMAQASWMVSQIAFIGGDISSASLAEGNASTEAIYRHCTRFTNYSNGADSVLKLSNAKRVGISPRAGRVGLPENIPVKAVNVDCTDYFTLLNADVALQGFDQQARIGSFDHSWHIGNRVFTRDLFELLKGDLDRHLFPTREVVAGSIRLKRPA
- a CDS encoding SDR family NAD(P)-dependent oxidoreductase codes for the protein MKTLLITGSTSGIGMAVCKALAERGAELVLHYHANQEKADALADWLDTKGCVHSFYQADLTRPENAKAFVDHALARFGRIDGLINVVGPYVYKNILEVTPEDWLADIDLNLNCCFHTSYYALEALRNSQGQIVNFAFAGVENIKPWPMSAGYSAAKTGVAALTKSLAVALAPDKVRVNAICPGLTEDEDINAEERQAMAAQIPYGRPVQPDEIGNTVAWLLYDSPEMMTGSLLTLAGGWEY
- a CDS encoding SRPBCC family protein; protein product: MYRINPITKKMARVCMSIVGLLFLPLAAHSADVLHSSVTKQNGRYMMHIETVVQAPVSKVHSLLMDYKNFTSFNSIFKQVELVKRLDDGEIRMGVRSEFCILAICQHFDWIQDVQFRPDGDISINIVPNQGDFRQGNGRWRLLSVDGGTRLLFDLDLTPKYWIPSVFGTWLVQQKLSEDAFKFAQELERMAISNGCYSIYKIC
- a CDS encoding Arm DNA-binding domain-containing protein is translated as MAKELLKPATITNAKPGDKDKRLNDGNGLYLLVKTTGAKWWRFDYSIDGKRKTLSLGTFPVTGLADARRKAEHRPIQGLRFLTESSEARN
- a CDS encoding GNAT family N-acetyltransferase/peptidase C39 family protein, with protein sequence MNSEDILIRPVRPNDLEGLVKLENVCFDTDRLSRRSFKHWITTEHRALLVAEFDGRIAGYILIIYHPGTRLARIYSLAVEPRLRGYGIAKNLMAAGEQAAHDSGRLYLRLEVSVDNTPAIGLYEALGFQKFGLYRDYYQDHKDAIRFQKLIRHYQDTLQHRTVHWLKQTTPFTCGPASLMMAMHGLNDAYQPSREEEINLWREATTIFMTSGHGGCHPVGLALAAKRRGFRVEVWINQSETLFIDGVRSEDKKQIVELVDNAFKREAEAQAIAVHYTNITQDDLIGTFKAGAIPLILISTYQLDRKKAPHWVVMSGFDDACLYMHDPDPEEDHKSELDCQFVPIARADFDRMSCFGKNRLRTAVILWPD